aaatataaaaatacatgtatttcaagaaaatgaaatacacattcatattcatattttgaTGTGATTGAGAATGGCAGCGGAATGCAGAGGACGCGAGTGTATAGAGCGTGAGAGTCACGGACGAATTATAGAATTGAAGGAAGTGAATTATCATATTTGCAAATAGGCCACCCACTTCACCTCTCTTGTTCCCAGTTTCATGGAACAAagataaataatcaaaatattcaataaataaacaaagttaactatttctcattttaaatagcaaaccatgtttactatttttgtttatttaatggTTAAGTAATATGCTGAACAGTTGGAtgcaaatattttgaattatggactcagtttctttcttttttactaatctttattgataaatttagtGTATCACCTTTTTTAGAAAAATCTGTTTCAATCATGATTTtgtcttaattaattatattagtttttaaaaatttgattcaattcaatGACCATGTAGATTGATTTGATTTATATCCCGTGGAAcctaaaattaaattcattccTCACTGcacaattatatttaattatcacaATAATTGAGTTGGTATTATATATGGTAGGTATTGAAAGTTTAGTCTAGGATTCagattcatttattttgttttcaccAACACACATGCTTCTTCTACATTGGCAAATTCGAAAAAGGCTAAAAGTTATGCATAATTATGAATTCTACCAAAACTAATTAATTGGTTGGTGGTTGTCGgaaaaagacatttttttttttaatttgtcttaCTGTTTTGTCTACGTGGCCCAAATCAATTTGGGCCAAAGTCTGCTGGCCCAATTACATACATACTGAGAAGCAACAGCGTGTAAGATTGAAGAAGGTCATGATTTACACGTGTTTGTTTGTTTCTGAGTAAGAGGATGATGGTTGTTACCAAACGTGTGACATGTTGGGAGTGAAAGACAAAAACATCCTTAAAAGTTGAACAACGTGAAGATAACAGATAGGATAACCCTCTTAAAAGATATATGGTCCCTAAGAAgcactttaatttttttttaccaatctAGAATTGGAAAGATACATACAATTGTGATTCTTTCAATAATTACATATCAACACTTCATAATTATGAGTTGTGGTGAATCACTTTATTTTATGGGCTTTGCCCGCTTTATCTCAAGAAACTAACGGGGCTTGAAATGGTAGAAAGAAAATTGGACCAGGCCCAATAAGTCACTGTATCTGACACATTGTCAAAAGTTCCATACCCttgaaaaatcacttttgtagATAACAGAAATGCAAAAAGTAGTCTCAAACctcttcttatatatatatatatatatatatatatatatatatatatatatatatatatatatatatatatatatatatacaccagATCAGATAACTAAAATCCTCTGTTCAGCACCTTCCATCAGTCACTagtttattaaaagaaatgtataaatttcatttcatgttTTAATCTTTCAAATTTGAGAAAAGCATCAGAGCAATGAATAGTTGCTTTCATATTTCAAGGTGGCATATGATTTGGGTATCAAAATGTTTTAGCATTGTTATCGGCTAACTCCATGATAATTTCACACAACAAATGATAAATATCTCTTAAATAAACGAGTTTTGCATAATCCCTTTTGCTTTTGACATTCCAAATCTCTCCTTGGATGCCTTACTTGCCTTAACTCTATATAAGTGTTTGAGATGTGAAGTTAAAGAATGTGTTTGGGATATATAATAagttaagtattttattttatttttgttgcatAAGTTTTTTTCTATGGTAATCAACAGAACTGTGTGGACAAAAAGAGAAATAAGCAAAGTGGGagagaaaaaagttaaaaaaagttgaaataaaGAAGGCAAAGAATTGAGAAAGGGGACCCAATAAGCAGCTAATGGGTATCCCTTCGTCAGAATCCTGTCACAAACTCTTTACCTTTTTCTTTAGCTTTTCCTTTTCTCAATAATTCTCagatcatttattttcttaattttcattcTCTCTTGCCTCTCCAAAGCACCTTTATTCCCTGGGTTCTACAAAAAGCTAATGATGCATCAAGATATTGAAACTCAAAGCCTCATCTTActacaaacataaaaaattatccatttttaaaacattacttTTTCTACTCTTATAACAATCTCATCACGTTCCatgtttctttctcttcttttcgtACCTCTTTCCATTTTGTAGTAAATATTCCATCTTTTGTTAAATGAGGATGTAAGAGAAGACCATTCTGCAAGAAGAAGAGCGAAACGATGGAAGAGATTGAGTATGAAGAGGTTGTGAAAGCAACAGAAAACTTCAACCCCAGAAGGATCGTAGGGAAAGGAAGCCATGGGATGGTGTACAAAGGCATTGTtcaattcaaagaaaataacaGTTTCAGGTTGGTCGCTGTAAAGAAGCCATCACAAGGCCTTCAATCTCTTCACGACAACTCAAAACTCGAAAATGAAATCCGAGTTCTGTCTTCTCTACCCGAAAACCCTCACGTGGTCAATCTTCTGGGAACCACGAGTGGTGAAGGTGATGATGATCACAGACACAGACTCATTGTGATGGAGTTCATGCCCAATGCCTCTCTGCATGACTTGCTTCATACCGATGAAAACCCACCCACGTGGCCCAAACGCGTTGAAATCGCCATGCAAATCGCTCGAGCGGTGCAGTTTCTTCACCAAGGTAAGCCTGTGGTGATTCACAGAGACATTAAACCCTCGAACATATTGTTTGATTCACGTTGGAATGCGAAGTTGGCAGATTTTGGACTCGCGGTGAGAGGGGTTGATCCGGTGAGTCGACCCGCTGGGACAATGGGGTACTTGGACCCGTGTTACACCACCCCAGATAAACTCAGCACCAAAAACGACATTTTCAGTTTTGGGGTTGTGTTGTTGGAGATCATAAGTGGTAGAAAGGCCATTGATGCCTGCAAAACACCGGCTTCAGTTGTTGAATGGGCGATTCAGTTAATGGATGAACagcttttaaaagaaatatgtgACGCAAGAGTGGCGGTGCCAGGTTACATGGTTGGAACAATCACTCGCCTGTTACGCTATGCTTCACGTTGCGTGTCAGAAAATGAAGATGAACGTCCTTCAGCTGGTGAAATTGTTATGGAAATGGAAAGTTGGTTGGCGAAACGAGTGAGGTTCCCCGTTTGGAGTCGCGTTTTGAAGGGGTTGGTTTGGTTGAGGAAGAGGAAACCGATGATGAGTATTGGTTGGCAAACTCAGACACGAATTCGGTGTATAGCAGAAGAAGAGGGCGAGGTAGAGGGTGTTGGTGTTGCAAGTGGGAAGATACCCATCACCATAAGGGAGGTTCTGGCGGATGCTACGTTGGAGTGACTCAAATTCAGATGAGTTGACTCGCTGTGAACGGGTTAGTTGTCCAACTCGTTTGAGTCAACGGTCAAAAGCAGTTCAATTtcccaattaaaaaaatttgggaatTTTGTTATATGTTTCAGGTTTGATTTGAGGTTGCAGGGCTGGGCAATGGGGCATGCACTACAAACATTCGTACCAAGCCAAACGTGATGGTTACGTACGGGGTAGACACTAGGCATCTCATGACAGGAATCATATCATCATGAAATTTCCCCTTTTCCTTTAATTCAtgtcaaaattgatattttagtgttaattatttctattatttacttacttgagaaaataaagaaaaatataaaaagtatctGGTTGGAACAATGTTgcgttgtttttatttataaaatcattttcttccCTAAAATGTGTTAGATTTTTATGTTCAACATTTCATTGCTATCTGCACGGTTCTCTTCGATTTGGATTCTTGGTGTAGTAGTACTGTACCGGACTTGACATGTCTGTGTCCTTTACCTTGTTTCTTTCTTGTATcgaaactaaaataattaattgagcatacaaaaacaaattatactGCAGCTAACAGATCGATTCAGCTATACTTTGTTATCGTTTATTGAATTGAacagatttgaaaaaaaaattactttcgTCGCCATGTGTTTGTATCACATACTTCTTCTCAGCACGACAAAGTTTCAGAGAAAAAGGGAAGTTATCTTAACATCCGAATATAACACTTCGCAGTGAAAATTTCCACCGTTGGCATGAATCAGACCCATATTCTACCCGCGATTATCACATACCCACTTAAATTGAATCGTTAAAGGATGACACAACGGATCATATATTGTTCTTTGAGTCATTCAATCTTCACTTAACCACGCCAATTGAAGTGAAAGCGCAAATGCTATTTACCGTGGTTCGTTGTGGTCAAGGCCATGGCTAAACATAATTGTTTGAAGCGTGGGGGTTTTATGCATCAAGGTTCTCCAATTGTTTATCTTGGTTATGGTGTACACAGGATATTGGTTAGTTTGGTGATTTGGTACTGAGGGCGATCCCATGGAATAAGTGATGAAAGCTTGGTCAAGGGGACTGTCCTAGCTGGATTCTATAGTTGAAATAAATGCTGGTGTGACAATAAGACATATGCCACGGATTATGAAGAAAACTCCTGGTCCTATAACCTtcccatattttttttcttttattttcaagtatttaacttattttacacATAAATTGGGTTCTTAGACATAACTGTTAGCACCTCTTCAATGGGTCCAAAAGACTAGAAAGCAAAGTTAACAAAGaatcaaaaccaaaagaaaagttTGTCAACTACTTTCATCCTTTTCCTAGATCAAAACAATGTGTCAAAGGTCTAacacagaaaataaaattgtacattTCGAATAAAACTGTAATGCTTCCGAAGATAAGATACAAgtaaataccaaaaataaagtACAAAAGAACTAcaattaaattcattaaatgACCTAACAAAGTGGGAACTCATTCTGCCTCTTAATGTTTAACAACTTGAATTCCTGAGGCAATTGAAATTCCCCTCATCCTGCGGAAATAACCAAGGGTTATTTATCATTCATTTTGCACACTTCGCTAAAGGCACATTTTCactaacaagaaaaaaaaatcaacatctCAAAAcagagaaaacaaaacaaaaacagcaGTACATCCATAATAAAAACTAGACAATCTACCGAAGTTTTCAAAGAGTAACATATTccaagaagaaaataaagtccTCAACAATGTTTAGGGCAAATACTCTCATACAAATATAGATAGCCATTACACGCTTGAATGAAGCAAGTAGCAAAGACAGGGTATTGAGACATaatcatgcatcatctcatatacATGTAACAATGCAGACAGCTGTTCCCTATATATAAAACCATCAAAATATGCATACTAACAGATGAATATTCTTTGATAAATCACTGCACCTGATTgtcatatatgtttatttaaaaattgttgcGGTAAAAAGGTATAATGCGATCAATGAACTCATATCATGCTATGCCTGACACCATAAACGTATAAAGAGcaccaaattcaaattatttttacaaattattaCCCTAAATCCCTGATTCAATCAATCCCTCATATCGGATTGTTTTAAGATACAACAGCACGACACGGTCAACTATACTTCTGAATAACAACTCAACAAAACAAGTCACCcgattaagaaaattttaaaatttaccaaagcaattgtaacaaaaataaataaaaatcagacCAGTATCCAGGTTTcaactaaaagataaaaaacagaGGTCCAAGCAGGAGAAAGGAAAAACAGACAAAAGCAACcgcaaatgaaaacaaaaattgagaaagcGTATAATTTACCTAACCAGATCCGACGATGATGTTGTTGATTGGAATGAAGATGAGCTTAACGAAAAAACCAACGAATCCCATCACAACAAAACCAATCGCAGTACGCACGGCAACCTTAGAGAATTCTGAAATACCAAACCCATCCAATAAATCAAGATCCGCAGAACATAAATTCAAACATAAATTCAATCTTctcgaaaaataaataaaattggaaacaTAAGAGGAATCAAGAAGAAGGATGGAAGAGCGTTAGGGTTGCACCTTTACGATCGGGTTTGTGGCAGCGCTTGACGAGCCTGACGCTGTCCTTGGCGAATTCTCTGAGAGGATCGAAAACGGAATCAATGGCGTCCATTCTCTCTCACTTTTCCTTCTACCTTTGGATCTGAATTGAAAACTGAATAAATATGAATGCTGAGTGAGGAAGGTTGAATTTTATAGAACTCAAGAAAACTTGAGTTTGGGATATACGTGTACTGGGCCAATAGCATGGTGCCATGCTGGATCTTGCGATGACAATTTCGAACTCTATATTGCCCATgtcataaaaaacataaatttaaaaatattaattcaaattataCAATAGTATTTtagtgataattaaaaacagTAAAGCACACTGTGAtaaatccatttatttttttccaaacttaatattaatttaattgttgatATTATTGTAAAAGcttataatttgtataattttagtGTTAGTATAAATAAATGCATACTGTGAAATgattaagatttattttaattattacctaatttaataattttagtatacaatagttataattataattaaattatattattattattattattattatttatacttaAGAAAATGCGCACtattcatataatttaatttaattattatttatattattgtataaaggaatataatttttcaacaaattttaatatatttttaaatagataattttataagttattaaattaaaggaATTTTATTATGTATCAAATACATAATTTCTTTCAATCTCGTCAATTCAAAAATAGATacataatttcttaatttacttttacaaatttatatatatatatatatatatatatatatatatatatatatatgcagaAACACACTATATATAcattacttttttcttaaaatataaaatataacattgcAAAGCTATAATTGTTAATTGAATAAACACTGTCTATagattatttattctaattaaagtattttaattgCGATTACAATTGGGTATTAAAGTAAAATTCTTAGGGTATAGTATCAACAAGTGgaagttttgtatttttttgagaaaatttttaatttctgttatatatatatatatattgttatacaGTACTCTCAAAATAGATAGGTCTGATAGATTATGTTcaagtatataaaatataatttgatcaattcattagtaatttattttatacattttttttcttaatttttcttctttcctatttttttctttttaaaattctaagGCTTATTTTCACCTTTTAATTAGAATTCATAACTTAGGAGGTACAAGAGTTTCACACAAtctaatttgatcatatttttggtttattttcctttactattttaatttgttattttatgataaagttttgagttcgcataaatttgagttaaataaatttatatttactagtCTAAATATTTAGTAATTCTTTGGTTTAGACTTTCTTGGAAGAACTTAATCCCTAACTTTGCAAAGATATTTACACAATTTTGTGTTTTACATGCTACTTTTGACTATTTTGATTGAGCACTTGGATTTGAGATTCGTTTTGAACTATAAGAATGGATATTATGAATGTAGAAGTCCAAGTAGATGAAATTAGGAATTCctaaataaagtgaaaaattgTGAATAACTAATatactaatatataattttatcaatgttatttaattactaatatacttatatatatatatatatatatatatatatatatatatatatatatatatat
This portion of the Vigna unguiculata cultivar IT97K-499-35 chromosome 6, ASM411807v1, whole genome shotgun sequence genome encodes:
- the LOC114188895 gene encoding serine/threonine-protein kinase-like protein At5g23170, encoding MEEIEYEEVVKATENFNPRRIVGKGSHGMVYKGIVQFKENNSFRLVAVKKPSQGLQSLHDNSKLENEIRVLSSLPENPHVVNLLGTTSGEGDDDHRHRLIVMEFMPNASLHDLLHTDENPPTWPKRVEIAMQIARAVQFLHQGKPVVIHRDIKPSNILFDSRWNAKLADFGLAVRGVDPVSRPAGTMGYLDPCYTTPDKLSTKNDIFSFGVVLLEIISGRKAIDACKTPASVVEWAIQLMDEQLLKEICDARVAVPGYMVGTITRLLRYASRCVSENEDERPSAGEIVMEMESWLAKRVRFPVWSRVLKGLVWLRKRKPMMSIGWQTQTRIRCIAEEEGEVEGVGVASGKIPITIREVLADATLE
- the LOC114188896 gene encoding protein transport protein Sec61 subunit gamma encodes the protein MDAIDSVFDPLREFAKDSVRLVKRCHKPDRKEFSKVAVRTAIGFVVMGFVGFFVKLIFIPINNIIVGSG